The window GATTTTACATTAGAAGCTATTATTAAGGGACCACTTTGGTATTTAGACTATTGGTCAAAAGAACTTGGTGCAATAAAATCAATCTACAAATTGAAGTCTCGTCTTCATATTTCAGCATGTCTATACTCGAACAAGCCTTGAGACTGTGACTCAAAAAAATTAAATGTAGTTTGTAAAAAAAAGGATTCATATTTGTTCACTTGTAATGTTTGAGTGTGACATTAGATATCGACTAGTTCTAGTTATATacgaaatgaaataaaaatatatttcttttttcctACTATCCTAGGGGATTCAAATGAACTAGAAGTCCTTTCGACCCCTTACACATGTGAATTGAATGAATAAATACATGAAATCAATCAAATAATTTAACTAACAATTCAAACCAAAGAATAGAAGAACGAAATACATATGGGTTCACGACGACTATGTGGCTAAaaagttatatatatatcgaaGTAGCTCTAACAATTCAGACTTCAATCTGAAGTTCTTCATTCATGAATCCTAGCGAGGAAATAGTTAAGTCTTCGTTGGTCGATTGTTATCATCAATTAACTATTTCTTTTTGTACAAGGAACTTTTAATGAATCCACTGATTTATACTTGCTTCTATTGGACCTAGAGTTGATCAATGGACTGTTGAAGGTTAAGCAGTAGAGGGTATCGCGAGACAACCTGAGGCAACGGGAAAAATATGAGGTACTCTATTGCTTAGTCTAGTTTTATGGAAGCTTTAACAATTTATGAACTGATTGTAGTATTACTACTTTTATTTTCGAAGACTTTTGTTTAATCTTAGCTTagaaatatgaaaataaatatattttttatattttactgTCTTCGACTTATTGTCATTTGCTTTTTCAAATTCTATTATGATTTCCTCTTCAAGTAATTGTTATTTGAGAAAAGAACCTACATGAAGGGCTTATTTGTGGATGATGAATTAGTATACAGACTCACTTCTATCATTTCCATTTATATTCCAAGGAAAACTCTTTTTAATGGTCCAATAACCAATAAAAGAGCTAGTCATTAGTTCATAATATATAACTGATTTACCGGAATATCTTTAAATTTTTTGACCcaatttcaaaaataaaaaataaaaagaggggTGAGATGCTATAAAAAGAACTCAACTCGAATTTTTAGCTATTTATAAGATGATGTCACATGAAAAACGCAATCAATTCTTTCATTTCTGTGGGCCGTTGACTGTCTATCAAAATTCCAGGACTTTAATACCGGTAATTTTAACAATAAATTTAAGTGTTAGTGCTTTGTGTTTTTTCTTTACAAAGGAGTGTGTGCAAGTTGTTTATTTCAAGCATAGGCTGAACCAATCAGTTGTTTCCTTTTCCATAATAACTAGAAAAGAGAGGTGCATGTTTTTGTATATTACTTCTGAATAAATTCAGAAATTATATGTAAGAACCATAGCATTTAGCGATTCATTGGTAAATCAATTTTCTTCTCTATTAATCAATAATGTAGAACTATTAACATAGctaaaataaattatttgaaaTTTTGATAACGGGTTTTCTAATGAGCCTTACGATGAGCTTTAGAAACTCTAGACTGAATAGTTGTTTTGAAATATTTACATATCATTAGTGTCAATATTGGCATGTTGCAAAAGAAATAAATTACTGGTATCTAggtattatttttttctttaataaaaGAATTAAAGAACGAATCATGGTAAGTACCATTCGATTTGACGAATTAGTAATAATATTCGTGAACGTATTGTACAATAAAAACTAGATAAGTAAATATAAATTAACCACTAAATTCTTTATCGGTCGAACATCAATTGATTTAGAATCCATCATTAAAGTTATCACCAAATGCTAAATTTGTCAAAAATATCAATTGATTTAGCATTTCTCGATTTACCAACTGTTTTAGCTCCAATTGTTAATTTACCAACTGTTTCAATATCAGTTTGTAATTTACCAACAAATTTGATCTCAGGTGGTAGTAATTATTAATTGATTTGACATTTGTATGTAAAATCACCAACCAAAGATGGATTGGTTGGTAAATTTTATCAATGGATTAATAATCGTTGGTAATTACTTAGTTAGTAATTCGTTGGTAAATTGTTAATAAACTATATTCCCCATTTTTCTGCCATATTTACCTACCAATATATATTCCGTTGGTAATATTACCAACGCAAGGTGTTTGTTGGTAATTTTTCAGTTGGTAATCTGTTGGTAAAAAGTTGCTAGATTAGGCGCCATTTTTTCTCGCCATATTTACCAACTAAATTATTTAGTTAGTAAAATTTTAGTTGGTATTCCGTTAGAAATCTGTTGCTAAATTTTGAATAACAAAGCAGTTACAAATTCGTTAGTAATTTGTTACTAATATACTAACGGATTTGGGTCGAATAATTACTAAAAAGGTATTACTCCACAAACGAATTTAGTCGAATAATTACTAAATTCGCTGCTGAATTTGCATGTTTACTTCGAAGTTTCTTTTAAGTTGATATTATAATAATGAGTTCATCACAGttaaatatttatagatatttaaAAGATTTTTATAGTAAATACAGAATATACATAAAAGCTACTGAATTCCTGCAATCTGTATACATACCTCTAGACCAGCCTTACATTACAAAAAAATCATCTCAGTTAAAATGTTTCGTAATGTTAAATTATTGAAAAAAATTCAATCCACAAAGGTACCACACCTCATGCACAATTGTACTCCTTATCTAAAATGTTGGGACAAGCTGATATGTTCATGGCCCCCACCTGATCTTCCACTTGCGGTATATATGCTGACTGAACTTAGCCACCTATTCTCTATCCCTTACTAGAATTTACTTTGTACTAAATTTGAACTTCAAAATCAGAAGTCACCAATTAAAGCTAGTACTAGTAAACATATTAATTATAAAAGTTTATGAACACCCCAAGTGATAAGTTTATTGTTTCGTAAATTATTTATGTAAGgggatccaatttttttttataatgtcaGTATGTCTCACGTAGAATTTGGACATGCGATCAAAAGCAAATTTTGAACCCCCTTTACCACTTCACTTGAATTCTCCCTAATGTTAAAGTGATTCAACAGTTTATATAGtaattatttttactttatttttgtaGTGTAAATTTTTAATGAAGGGAATTTAGTTGAACCCCCTTCCTATCTAGATGCGCCCATGTTTGAAAGTTGAAGATAGGTTTGGACATAAAATTTAGCTTGAAAAAGGTTGAATTTGAGAATGAGAACTATTGTTATTTCACTTGAACTTGAAGTGCTCCTCTCACAATTTTCTTAATATTTcaataatatttgaggatttaacttatatacatttaataatatattttttttaaactcacattgtattttattttttggagCAGCTAGCCTGTTTTGCATTTTAGATTACGTACTAATCTCTCTTTTTATGAACGGTTACTTGTATTACTATTTACGTGATCTGATATTATCAATATATAGAGGCTAAACTTGTTTCTCGCAAAGATATATAGTATTTACGAATACTGATATAGCTAAATTAGTATTTGGAAATACTGAAACACTATTATTCATTTCATGAGCAGGTTAACATAACACTTCCATACATTGGAGTGAGCAAGTAAAACTACACAGATTCTTAACACTATGCCATGGTTCAAGAACCTCATCAAAATCTCCACTACCCTTTCAAACCAATCATCATCTAATTACAAATTTATAACCCCATTAGCCTCATCTTCACTTATCCAATTTCTACAATTCACTAAAGACTACTCTACTAATAATAATGGTACTAATCATCATGCTGTTGCTGGTTTGGAACCAACAAAAAATGACCAAAAACCAAGAGTGGTTGTGCTAGGCTCTGGATGGGCTGGTTGTAGGCTTATGAAGGACATTGACACCAACATTTATGATGTTGTGTGTGTGTCACCTAGGAACCATATGGTGTTCACTCCATTATTGGCTTCTACTTGTGTTGGCACTCTTGAGTTTAGGTCTGTTGCTGAACCTATTGGGAGGATTCAACCTGCTATTTCAAGAGAACCAAGTTCTTATTTCTTCCTTGCTAATTGCAATGGCATTGATTTTGATAATCATATGGTATGCCTATTTTGCTCTTATTTATTTGTGTCCCTCTTTTTACGTTAAGTCAGACCTCTGTATAACAGTcatcctctataacaacatttcaatATAAAATTATGTTTTTTGTGGAACCGgtctttcatgttatgttatagtatatgtagtctgcagaggcggagccaggattagAAGTTTGTGGGTTCGAGATTCTAATTCGTTtaagttactgggttctaaatagataatttatacatattcaaaaaaaaaaaaaatctagacaAATGCAGGATTTAGACTAAAGTTactaggttcggccgaacccccgaGTACTatgctagctccgcccctggtaGTCTGTAACAACATTTTGATATAGCAGCCAAACAATATTGGGACAAATGATGTTGTCATAGAGAGTTTTGACTATATATGTCGGTATTTATGAGTTCCTTGAGTTGTTCATAAAGGCTTGTATCATTTTCTATAATATGTCGAGAGTTTGGATTGTTCCACCTATAATGGCTGATGAAATCAGCAGGGCATTATCAGTCTTACCGACGGGGAACTGCATTCGCAGCTAATAAAGCTTCCTACAATTGCACGCACCATAGGAGAGCACAAATTGCGAGTTGAAAGGGGTGGTTCCGCTTGGTAGCCTAAATTTACATACCCCTTTAACACGCAAATACGCTTTAGCTACTGAGCTTCAAGACGATCCATAGTATTACTTAGAACTAGGAGCTACTTGAACTCAAGTATTAGAATGAGTCTTATTAGATTTTATGACTATGgaacttaaaaaaaataatttaacttactTACTGTATTGGCGAGTGAAGAAAAAAAGTTAAAATAGTACTAGTTGCAAAGTTAGTTTAAGGAGATTGTGTTGCAGTTTAAATTTTGAATAGTTAAATGAATTTGAATTCTTGAAAGTTGTAAAAGTTGTATCAAATAAATTTACAAGTGGAATTGTGTCAAACATTTCGAAATGTCCTAATACGGCTTGTGGGCCTAAATTCAATTTTACACTTTAGATTCTTCCGCACTGTTTCTTTAGCAATTTGTGGGTATTTGTAGGTACAATGCCAAACTGTGACAGAGGGAGTTGAAACCTTGGAGCCATGGAACTTCAATGTTTCATATGACAAGTTAGTCATTGCTTCTGGAGCACAAGCTTTGACATTTGGAATTAAGGGTGTAAACGAGCACGCTACTTTCCTTCGCGAAGTTTACCATGCTCAGGAAATACGGAGGAAACTACTTCTGAATCTCATGTTGTCTGATGTCCCCGGTATATGTGGTTTTCATTTAGAGATTCTTATAAGAACAATATAAGGTTAATGTCATGTATGATCACTGAACTTCACATGTTATAACAGTAAACTCATACTAACTATTTGTTGATCACAGTAAAGTAACCAAACTATGTTTGAATTGCTCAAAAAATGCAAATAATCGGAATTTACAGATGCAATGCATGCCTCATGTGGCAAGTGACGTGGCATTTGTATTTTTGAGCAATTCACACATATTTTTGGTCACTTTATTGTGACAAAAAGTAGTTTTGTGACTTTACTATTATAGCGGACGAATTTAAGTGATGATGTGAAAATTAATACGAACAATGTGATATTAACGTATATTCTGAACTGATTTCTAATTTTCACTTGCCACGTGAGGCTTTGAATTAGTAAATTCCTGTTATTTGTATTTCCTGAGCAATTCAAACATAGTTTGGTTATTTTACTGTGACAAAAAGTAGTTTTGTGACTTTACTGTTATATTGGATGAAGTAAAGTGATCAGACATGAAAATTAACCCAAACAATGTGATATCTAAAGTATATTCTGGACTGAATTCTCACTTTCGCTTGCCACATGAGGCTTTGCATTAGTAAATTCCGGTCATTTGTATTTTTCGGAGCAATTCAGTTTGGTTACTTTGTTGTGACAAAAAGTAGTTTTGTGACTTTAATGTTATATTGAATGAATTTAAGTGAGAATTAATCTGAACAATGTGGCACCTGACATATATTATGCACtgatttcttctttcttttggtcATGGATGAGGCAGGAGTTAGCGAGGAAGAAAAGCGTCGACTCTTACACTGTGTTGTAGTTGGAGGTGGTCCTACAGGAGTTGAGTTCAGTGGTGAACTTAGTGACTTTATCCTGAAGGATGTTCATCAAAGATATTCTCATGTCAAAGACTATATTCGCGTCACGTTGATTGAGGCAAGCTTGTCTCAGTTTCTATAAAAGAAACTTCTACATGAATTGTTTTTTGATAGAAAAGAGTTCCACTTATATCTGATTAAGCTCTGTGTCCTTAATTGATAGGCAAATGAGATATTGTCCTCCTTTGATGATCGTTTACGCGTATATGCAACCAAACAGTTGACTAAGGTGAGATACTGATCAAAATCTGTTATTGTGCTATATATGTTAAAGGATATATAACTACATAGGTGCTTTGCCACAGAGTGCACACTCTAGTAGTCGGATTGAGATGCTTTTGTAATCAGATCATAATAACCAGCTAAAGTTGGATTTACAGTTGTATTAGTTTTGGGTGCCAATAGTAGCATGAATGCTTAattgtctgtcacgacccaaccagagggccatgacggcgctcggagctagcctaccgagcaccacagaacatacatgcatctcatcatataatcatacctgagtgggccatctTGCTAACTTATAAATATCATCAACGATAAGGGACACCATCCCAAAAGATATACATAAACATCATCAAGCTGAAACCAAGTATATATGCCGGCAAGACTATCCCTAATAATGATACGATTGAGATATAAACCGAAATGACCCTAGGACATccaactgtgcatatctgtctacgagcctatacTGGAGTAcacaacataataaggacgggacaggatccctcCGTACCCATTTGTACACAAAGGATCATACCAACTGggctgcaactccggaacaagtggagtgcctCAGTACATCCGCTGAAAAGGCAGCCTATGAGTctgaaccgtctccctgtctgcctgcgggcatgaacgcagcgtccccaaacaaaaggagatcagtacgaataatgtactgagtatgtaagacgcggataacaacataatgaaaatatggagataacataagataagaaagATCAAcctgtacctctgaatgcctcttaaggcggatgtcatgcatgcttaacttttaaaaaaaatattttcatacatatataatataagtgttagtgctgcggaacgtgcaacccgatccataaatgttagtgctgcggagcgtgcagcccaatccatatatcatcccgcgtccggggcatcccGTATCCCGGGTAtcatcataacctgcccactgttgtggtgtgcacaataggtgtcgtacccagccgactatagcacggctcggtgtgagaaaatacatacatatatataaagcatgtatgAGAGGccagtaaaagctataactctatcggagtgacgtaaggtcggtaacctccgattatcattatggaatcatcatcatcgctatatctcaccttgaaagaacaattaccataaggtaagatcaacaacaatgaataaaatcaataatcatgaaacaagctcaataatatcataatgacatcaaaaactttaagctttggtatctctagaaatggaatcatcatcatcatggagaacacttatcaataatatcattagaaccttgagaatcatgagtttctagcatatttttaggaataagaatattatggatattgcgTGTCGGTTCActacaaaggaatcatgccttaagaaaaaaaagggttagccttaacataccttgtcgtctccttagctacttgtcacgccccgaaccatggcctggacgtaacacggcactcggtgcctgactacatgtgaccgagcgaaccacatgacttgttgaatcatcatgatgcataacataagcggaatataacgtgaatgcatgatgagcctttataaaacataataagtcataatacttaataaagtacttgtttaaacatgagtgagccaaaatggctatgcgacttcgattatctgacatgacataactgtctgttctagtctatgaaacctctatcatgagtctgactgaaaaacatacttactgggacaaggcccccagcatacctttagatgcataactaatcataagataaaagttgactaaaccccgaatgagatggggctcacaaataagctgatacgaatgttgtcctactgagcagatgtgtcgtcctgtatatcagtacctgcatcgtgaaatgcaggcccccgggcaataaaaaggggacgtcagcacattgaatgtactggtatgtaaagcaaccggaagaaacaacatggaacatggaataacatagtaagaactgaaactgaaaacttggacatgaacatgagcatgagcatgagtacaaaatcatgaaatttaaaactgaaactgagtactggaagCATGAGATAGTCTGtagtaatctgtaataatctgtaataatctgtaataccgacataaaccaccacggggaggagcgtggagtctgatctctgcccgatcagctaagccatctcgtaccttgccggggcacgagacatgaacataacatgaatggatccaaatccctcaatggggaacatataaaggaatcgtcctactgggcggagcgattcttatcctacgttggcatacgtagtttcaggctatctgagccttctcggtattattacaactcccgaacatgaaaataatatagttggctaagaagcccatgactttcgtgaattaacttgtacttgtcttgaaatcatgatttcacgaaaggacttgtaaacttattttcatgaaataacttgtaaacttgATCATGAGAAATACCATAATGCATAATCATACGTTTGTagctgacttgaaaacatgcttgtaatttgtaaaataacattttacaatttcatataaacatcatgagaacacatgagggagaattcatgattcatggattaagctaggattcctaatgtccgaaatggaggtttaggaacacaataacgaacatatatatggaattcatgtacatacatacatacataattacgggctaccaatacattgggtttaatgccctaggagttgaacttcatagaatttactaaacggatcatggggaagaacatagaagttcccacatgtggatggatgttctacataccttaaccttccgcttttgggcgtatcacaatgtccttcacccccttcaacttcaatctatagcatacaagtcatagggattctatattagcaacaatatccatgttttgttcatctaagcattttatcaaacacttagtgggcatgaagctctatgaccctcattaatggtgttttcttcaccaaatcccccattcttttacttctagccaaatctacaatctcaattaggtgtaattaacatcattcttcatcacacaTATGAATCCAACAATCCCacatcaacaatccaacaatcctagcatagttcatataattctcttcaacaacccaattattattctcccaagaattcatcaattcaaaaCCATAAaggattagggagtagaaatattacctttcaagagtagtaatcacgaaatcaacacccccaagtccgatcttgggcttaaaatgacgacaacgacttgtactacactttttccttcacgagctttgggattcggggccttaaacttggttgattttctactttctctctctaatttcccttctctctcacttcctctctctaaaatctgagttTTGGAGGAAAAATGGGTTGTTAGGgtaatattttctttatataccaaggggaaaatgggttgacccaacttgaaaacgggttgggaccttgctgtcttaaaacatccatatctccttatcccgacgtctcctgtgaacccacaacctatggttggaaaggtttttcaattatctacaactttcgttctttgagttttcccaaattcccaagttatgatagggttatggcctcccgaagtcaggtgacccgaaacgtatatacggaccaagatacggtcactgttacggtcccgtaacacgagatacggaccgtaacttggtaccgtaacttggtgaaaatttccagtgaggttctggaaattttcgggacgttacggtccactgttacggaccgtaacacgaaatacggcccgtaacgtcgCCGTTACGCTGGCAGAGTTTCCAGCGAAcatgcttcagtaaaatgggcataactctttgcacagatgtccgtttggcccccgtaagataccgttggacatctatttcaaagggctacaactttcatcaaggaagttttctcaaattcccaacggattttcatgaaattttacTGGAAGTCAGACGTATCAAAAAcatagccgattctataggatttcaagtgccttactattagccatattgagacgatcatatctccttgttccgatctctgattggcttgatccttatatcgttagaaaggtatttctacatactacaacttcattgatagtaccttccaaaattccaaaccgatcaaggagttatcgctgcccgaaataggcctatcaaccattttcgcaaaacgttcaaaccttccatgtttccactagaactctaatgatatgagcttaaactcagtcctaaaatgcggggtgttacactacttaatgcttatccttccgaatttgcaaatctacattcaagataattcgcaCCAAGGTTAATTCGGTGAAATGCTTATGAGGTCAAACCAAGCTATTAAgtaagctaacgaaatttgggcagcatttccccttactctccaatcacctcaacatatacaacaacccacaataacaatatcaagtttacaaaagtccttaaatactcctttcactgcccatacaaagaatatacaccaaacaacccaaagtatacCAATGTACAActatatacac is drawn from Lycium barbarum isolate Lr01 chromosome 8, ASM1917538v2, whole genome shotgun sequence and contains these coding sequences:
- the LOC132605800 gene encoding internal alternative NAD(P)H-ubiquinone oxidoreductase A1, mitochondrial codes for the protein MPWFKNLIKISTTLSNQSSSNYKFITPLASSSLIQFLQFTKDYSTNNNGTNHHAVAGLEPTKNDQKPRVVVLGSGWAGCRLMKDIDTNIYDVVCVSPRNHMVFTPLLASTCVGTLEFRSVAEPIGRIQPAISREPSSYFFLANCNGIDFDNHMVQCQTVTEGVETLEPWNFNVSYDKLVIASGAQALTFGIKGVNEHATFLREVYHAQEIRRKLLLNLMLSDVPGVSEEEKRRLLHCVVVGGGPTGVEFSGELSDFILKDVHQRYSHVKDYIRVTLIEANEILSSFDDRLRVYATKQLTKSGVRLVRGLVQDVQPEKIILSDGTDVPYGLLVWSTGVGPSPFVNSLDIPKAKGRIGIDEWLRVPSVQDVYSIGDCSGFLESTGRQVLPALAQVAERQGKYLASLLNRVGKESGGHANSAQNMDLGDPFVYKHLGSMATIGRYKALVDLRESKESKGVSLAGFTSFFVWRSAYLTRVVSRRNKLYVLVNWLTTLIFGRDISRI